AACCGATCGAGTATTTCGACCGTCACCCCTGGCACACGTGCGAAATCTTCGGCGACCGCGTCCCGCATTGTGCGGCCCTCGCGATACATTCCGTGATCGGGCGAACCGGGTTCGCGCCCGACACCGGTCGCGGTCATGTACTCGTAAACGAACACGCGCATCGGGAGTTTCCGCTTCACCTTTGGGGCGCCTTGCGGCATACTCTATTCACAACCCGCCTACCGAGCTCGCAACCCTCCCACCGCGCGAGTTTTCTGATGCTCTCATTCCCCGCGCCCCATTCCGCCCGTCTTTGTGACGGTCTGTCTCGCCGCGAAGCGCTCACTATTGGCTCGCTCGGCGCCTTCGGCCTCACGCTCCCGAACCTGTTACACGCCCGTGAGGAGCAGCGCCATTCGCGCTCCGCGCCGCTCAAGAAGAGGAGCGTAATTCTGCTGTTCTTGGGCGGCGCGCCGCCACAGCAGGAGACGTGGGACCCGAAACCGGACTCGCCTGCGGAGGCGCGCGGGGACATGGGCGTGATTCGCACCGCGACGCCCGGTCTCATCGTCGGCGAGACGATGGTGAAGACGAGCCGCCTCACGGAGAAGATCGCGGTTCTGCGGGCGTGTCAGACCAACGACAACGCCCACAGCGCCAGTGGCTACTACATGACCACCGGGTACCCGCACCAGCCGATGCAGGTGGAGAATGCCAAGACGGGCGCCCCGAACGACTGGCCGAGTATCGGGGGCGTGGTGCGGAAGCTGCTGCAACCGCACTGCCCGCTGCCCGCGGCCGTCACGCTCCCGGAACAGAGCGCGAACGACGGCAACCTCACGTGGCCCGGTCAGGACGGCGGGTTCCTCGGGCGCGGGGCGGACCCGTGGCTCATCACCTGTGCGCCCGAGTTGGGGACGTTTGAAGTGCCAGGGTTGTCGCTCCCCCCTGAAGTGCCGGGCGCGCGCTTCAATCAACGCAAGGGGCTACTCGAAGCCCTGGGGCAAGCGGTCGTTCATCGGCGCACTGCACCGGACGGGGCCGGCGCCCACACGCAGCGCGCCTTCGAGATGATTTCGTCCCCCGCGGCGCGCAAGGCGTTCGACCTCGACGCCGAGAGCGTGAAGACCCGCGACCGCTACGGGCGTTCCCGGTTCGGGCAGTCGTGCTTGCTCGCGCGCCGGATGGTCGAGTCCGGGATACCGCTGATCCGCGTGAACTGGACGCGGGTCGCG
This region of Gemmata massiliana genomic DNA includes:
- a CDS encoding DUF1501 domain-containing protein; this encodes MLSFPAPHSARLCDGLSRREALTIGSLGAFGLTLPNLLHAREEQRHSRSAPLKKRSVILLFLGGAPPQQETWDPKPDSPAEARGDMGVIRTATPGLIVGETMVKTSRLTEKIAVLRACQTNDNAHSASGYYMTTGYPHQPMQVENAKTGAPNDWPSIGGVVRKLLQPHCPLPAAVTLPEQSANDGNLTWPGQDGGFLGRGADPWLITCAPELGTFEVPGLSLPPEVPGARFNQRKGLLEALGQAVVHRRTAPDGAGAHTQRAFEMISSPAARKAFDLDAESVKTRDRYGRSRFGQSCLLARRMVESGIPLIRVNWTRVANAPNNGHWDTHTNNSEGVRKLMPVLDTAYSALLEDLSDRGMLEDTLVVWVAEFGRTPKINGAGGRDHWGPCFSVALAGGGVRGGTVYGSSDKLAAYPKDGRVLPQDLHATIYHSLGIPLDTEIQDGLGRPLAICRGEPVKQILG